Proteins found in one Geomonas subterranea genomic segment:
- a CDS encoding precorrin-2 dehydrogenase/sirohydrochlorin ferrochelatase family protein translates to MRHYPINLNLKGRLVVVVGGGKVAARKAARLVGAGARVTVVAPVVEESLAALVAHGGVAHLCRSYRSGDISGAILVFAATSDPAVNREVAREARELNILVDCVDLPGDGDFVTPAVLEQGGLLITVSTGGASPSLSKSIVERLRPQFGPEYGEAVALLDAVREKLLTEKVGNAYNDTVFAELAALDLPALIKNGQRDAIDQILLKLSAAGAAPGPAGAGKEDPS, encoded by the coding sequence GTGCGTCATTATCCCATAAACCTGAACCTGAAGGGGCGCCTTGTCGTGGTCGTAGGCGGAGGCAAGGTCGCGGCCCGCAAAGCGGCGCGCCTGGTCGGCGCGGGGGCGCGTGTCACCGTGGTTGCGCCTGTGGTGGAGGAGTCGCTTGCCGCTCTCGTAGCGCACGGGGGAGTCGCGCACCTGTGCCGCAGCTACCGGTCCGGGGACATCTCCGGTGCGATCCTTGTCTTTGCTGCCACCAGCGATCCCGCCGTCAATCGCGAGGTGGCACGGGAGGCCCGGGAACTCAATATCCTCGTCGACTGTGTCGATCTGCCGGGAGATGGGGACTTCGTGACACCCGCCGTTCTCGAACAGGGGGGGCTTCTCATCACCGTCTCGACTGGTGGAGCCAGCCCTTCTCTGTCAAAAAGCATCGTCGAACGACTGAGGCCCCAGTTTGGTCCTGAATACGGTGAAGCTGTTGCTCTTTTAGATGCCGTCCGTGAAAAGCTATTGACTGAAAAGGTGGGGAACGCATACAATGACACGGTTTTTGCCGAGCTTGCCGCGCTGGACCTCCCCGCGCTGATTAAAAATGGGCAGAGAGATGCCATAGACCAGATACTCCTGAAGCTCTCCGCTGCCGGGGCCGCACCGGGCCCGGCAGGGGCAGGAAAAGAGGACCCTTCATGA
- the trxA gene encoding thioredoxin, producing MASENVHTFTDDNFEKEVLQSDIPVLVDFWATWCAPCKAIAPLIDTVASEYEGRVKVGKVNVDDNPATPGKYGVRGIPTVILIKDGKVLDQVVGAIPKAQLEALINKAL from the coding sequence ATGGCCAGCGAAAACGTACATACCTTTACCGACGACAACTTTGAGAAGGAAGTCCTGCAGTCCGACATCCCGGTGCTGGTAGACTTCTGGGCCACCTGGTGCGCCCCCTGCAAAGCTATCGCTCCCCTCATCGATACGGTCGCGTCCGAATACGAAGGACGCGTTAAAGTAGGCAAAGTCAACGTTGACGACAACCCGGCGACCCCTGGCAAGTATGGCGTGCGCGGGATTCCCACCGTAATCCTGATCAAGGACGGCAAGGTGCTGGACCAGGTGGTCGGCGCCATCCCGAAAGCCCAGCTGGAGGCCCTGATCAATAAGGCTCTCTAA
- a CDS encoding TlpA family protein disulfide reductase, whose amino-acid sequence MQFKKYLMRITPLALAGLLLFTQPAAAILQKGDPAPPIRLTTTSGQPITLSNYKGYVLVMDFFATWCLPCKEAIPHLNSLRAKYGKQGLQVLGVSVDEGSDRDVKNFINERRISYPVAIAGEEMQTDYGLRSIPTVFVINKKGVVAERFQGFSDQTAKTMEDTIKRLLAE is encoded by the coding sequence ATGCAGTTTAAGAAATACCTGATGAGAATTACCCCGCTGGCACTCGCAGGCCTGCTGCTCTTCACGCAGCCGGCAGCCGCGATACTGCAAAAAGGCGACCCCGCTCCCCCGATCAGATTGACCACCACTTCCGGGCAGCCGATCACCCTGAGCAATTACAAGGGCTATGTCCTGGTGATGGACTTCTTCGCCACCTGGTGCCTCCCCTGTAAGGAGGCCATCCCCCACCTGAACTCGCTGAGGGCGAAGTACGGAAAGCAGGGGTTGCAGGTGCTCGGTGTCAGCGTCGACGAAGGGAGCGACCGCGACGTAAAGAACTTCATCAACGAGCGCAGGATCAGCTACCCCGTCGCCATAGCCGGCGAGGAGATGCAGACCGACTATGGCCTGCGTTCCATCCCGACCGTCTTCGTCATCAACAAGAAGGGAGTCGTCGCCGAAAGGTTCCAGGGGTTCTCGGATCAAACTGCGAAGACGATGGAAGACACCATAAAGAGGCTGCTCGCAGAATAG
- a CDS encoding AraC family transcriptional regulator: MKDAIESLRRSVARWTERGELFQTPVPGLSLFKREEVTEPASGMYEPSVCLVAQGAKRVQLGDETLIYDANHFLITSVHLPTVVQIIEASPEKPYLGLRLMLDLREVSQLMLDSNLPQPRTQQSSRGMAVGEVTLPLLSAFQRLLDLLDDEKDVAILAPMIQREIIYRLLVGDQGARLRQIASAGSQSQQIARAIDWLKGNFSSPLRIDDLATKVNMSTSTFHHHFRTLTAMSPLQYQKMLRLNEARRLMLTERLDATTAAFNVGYESASQFSREYSRLFGTPPLRDITHLRRMATADIPSSVSA; this comes from the coding sequence ATGAAAGACGCTATTGAAAGTTTGAGACGGAGTGTTGCCCGATGGACTGAACGGGGAGAGTTGTTCCAGACGCCGGTCCCCGGCCTGTCGCTGTTCAAAAGGGAAGAAGTCACCGAACCCGCCAGCGGCATGTACGAGCCCAGTGTCTGCCTGGTAGCGCAAGGCGCCAAGCGCGTTCAGCTTGGTGACGAAACTCTGATCTACGACGCCAATCACTTCCTGATCACGTCGGTGCATCTGCCCACGGTGGTGCAGATCATCGAGGCAAGCCCCGAAAAGCCGTATCTGGGGCTGAGGCTGATGCTCGACCTGCGAGAGGTTTCCCAACTGATGCTCGACAGCAACCTCCCCCAGCCCCGTACCCAGCAGTCCAGCCGCGGCATGGCGGTCGGAGAGGTGACCTTGCCGCTTCTCAGCGCGTTCCAGCGCTTGCTCGACCTGCTTGACGACGAGAAGGATGTTGCCATTCTCGCACCGATGATCCAGCGTGAGATCATCTACCGGTTGCTTGTCGGCGACCAGGGGGCGCGCCTGAGGCAGATTGCTTCGGCGGGAAGCCAGAGCCAGCAGATCGCCCGGGCCATCGACTGGCTCAAGGGGAACTTCAGCAGTCCGTTGCGTATCGACGATCTGGCAACCAAGGTCAACATGAGCACCTCGACCTTCCACCACCACTTCCGGACCCTGACCGCCATGAGCCCGTTGCAGTACCAGAAGATGCTGCGCCTGAACGAGGCCCGGCGCCTGATGCTCACCGAGCGCTTGGACGCGACCACTGCCGCCTTCAACGTAGGTTACGAGAGCGCCTCCCAGTTCAGCCGCGAATACAGCCGCCTGTTCGGAACGCCGCCCTTGCGGGACATCACCCACCTGCGCCGCATGGCGACCGCCGACATTCCATCATCGGTCTCCGCCTGA
- a CDS encoding aldo/keto reductase, whose amino-acid sequence MQKRKLGNSGLEVSALGLGCMGMSFSYGPPKDKQEMITLLRTAVERGVTFFDTAEVYGPFTNEELVGEALAPLREQVVIATKFGFDIAPGKDPRGMKGATPALNSRPEHIREVAEASLKRLKIDVIDLFYQHRVDPDVPIEDVAGAVKQLIQEGKVKHFGLSEAGVQTIRRAHAVQPVAALQNEYSLWWRRPEAEILPTLEELGIGLVAYSPLGKGFLTGKIDAGTTFDSTDFRTTLPRFTPEARQANQALVDLLGEIAAQKKATPAQIALAWLLAQKPWIVPIPGTTKLERLDENNGALDISLSRDDLRQIDSAAAKIHVEGDRYPEMLEKLTNR is encoded by the coding sequence ATGCAAAAGCGTAAACTCGGAAACAGCGGGCTGGAAGTTTCCGCCCTGGGCCTTGGTTGCATGGGGATGAGCTTCTCGTACGGTCCGCCCAAGGACAAACAGGAGATGATCACCCTGCTGAGGACGGCGGTGGAACGCGGCGTCACCTTCTTCGATACGGCCGAAGTCTATGGCCCCTTCACAAACGAGGAACTGGTCGGCGAGGCGCTCGCTCCCCTGAGGGAGCAGGTGGTAATCGCGACCAAGTTCGGCTTCGACATCGCCCCCGGCAAAGATCCCAGGGGGATGAAGGGCGCGACTCCGGCATTGAACAGCCGCCCGGAGCACATCCGGGAAGTCGCCGAGGCCTCCCTAAAGCGGCTCAAGATCGACGTCATCGACCTCTTCTACCAGCACAGGGTCGACCCGGACGTTCCGATCGAGGACGTGGCAGGCGCGGTGAAGCAGCTGATCCAGGAAGGGAAGGTGAAACACTTCGGCCTGTCCGAGGCGGGCGTGCAGACCATCCGCCGTGCACATGCCGTGCAGCCGGTCGCCGCGCTGCAGAACGAATACTCGCTGTGGTGGCGCCGCCCCGAGGCGGAGATCCTCCCCACGCTGGAGGAACTGGGCATCGGGCTCGTCGCCTACAGCCCGCTCGGCAAAGGCTTCCTGACCGGAAAGATTGACGCCGGCACCACCTTCGACAGCACCGACTTCCGCACCACCCTCCCCCGCTTCACGCCCGAGGCGCGGCAGGCGAACCAGGCACTGGTGGACCTCTTGGGGGAAATCGCGGCTCAGAAAAAAGCCACCCCCGCGCAGATCGCCCTCGCCTGGCTGCTGGCGCAAAAACCGTGGATCGTACCCATCCCGGGAACAACGAAACTTGAGCGCCTGGACGAGAACAACGGCGCCCTCGACATCAGCCTGAGCCGGGACGACCTGCGCCAAATCGACTCCGCCGCCGCGAAGATACACGTGGAAGGGGACCGCTACCCCGAGATGCTGGAAAAGCTCACCAACAGGTAA
- a CDS encoding NAD(P)-dependent alcohol dehydrogenase, with amino-acid sequence MYKAKAYSAASATAPLASTTIQRREPTDRDVQIEILFCGICHSDLHTVRDEWNSVMPTMYPCVPGHEIVGRVTKVGSAVTKFKPGDLAGVGCLVDSDHSCPSCEANLEQFCTNATFTYNSPDKHLGGITYGGYSDSIVVDEHFVLRVPTNLNLAGVAPLLCAGITTYSPIHRWGDIKGKKVGVVGLGGLGHMGVKFAKAFGAHVVVFTTSPGKKEDALRLGANEVIISTDAEQMKQHAGSFNFILDTIAADHDLNAYIHMLGLEGNITLVGAPDKPLALSSFALLFGRRSVSGSLIGGLAETQEMLDFCGQHNITSDVEVIPIQRVNEAYERLVKSDVKYRFSIDMASLKAE; translated from the coding sequence ATGTATAAGGCAAAAGCATATTCCGCCGCCAGCGCGACTGCCCCGCTGGCATCGACCACCATTCAGCGCCGCGAGCCGACCGACCGCGACGTCCAGATCGAAATCCTTTTCTGCGGCATCTGCCACTCCGACCTGCACACCGTGCGCGACGAGTGGAACAGCGTCATGCCGACCATGTATCCCTGCGTTCCGGGACACGAGATCGTCGGGCGCGTGACCAAGGTGGGCTCCGCGGTAACCAAGTTCAAGCCGGGCGACCTGGCCGGCGTGGGCTGCCTGGTGGATTCCGATCACAGCTGCCCCAGCTGCGAGGCAAACCTGGAGCAGTTCTGCACCAACGCGACCTTCACCTACAACTCCCCCGACAAGCACCTGGGGGGGATCACCTATGGCGGCTACTCGGACAGCATCGTGGTGGACGAGCACTTCGTATTGCGCGTCCCCACCAACCTGAACCTGGCCGGGGTGGCACCGCTGCTTTGCGCCGGAATCACCACCTACTCCCCCATCCACCGCTGGGGCGACATCAAGGGTAAGAAGGTCGGCGTGGTCGGTCTGGGCGGCCTCGGTCACATGGGGGTCAAGTTCGCCAAGGCGTTCGGCGCGCACGTGGTGGTCTTCACCACCTCGCCCGGAAAGAAAGAGGACGCCCTGCGGCTGGGCGCCAACGAGGTGATCATCTCCACGGATGCCGAGCAGATGAAACAGCACGCCGGCAGCTTCAACTTCATCCTCGACACCATCGCAGCCGACCACGACTTGAACGCCTACATCCACATGCTGGGTCTGGAAGGGAACATCACCCTGGTCGGTGCGCCGGACAAGCCGCTCGCCCTCTCCTCCTTTGCGCTCCTCTTCGGCCGCCGCAGCGTCTCCGGCTCACTCATCGGAGGGCTCGCCGAGACCCAGGAGATGCTCGACTTCTGCGGACAGCACAACATCACCTCCGACGTCGAGGTCATCCCGATCCAGAGGGTGAACGAGGCCTACGAAAGGCTGGTGAAGTCGGACGTGAAGTACCGCTTCTCTATCGACATGGCCTCGCTGAAGGCGGAGTGA
- a CDS encoding MBL fold metallo-hydrolase encodes MTTGGILESTRVMWNFFFNKPADTRPAGKIPVHKISSEELLSAPNNTVFRIGHSTVLLKLQDAFWLTDPMFSDRASPVQWAGPQRFHQAPISIEELPPIKGVIISHDHYDHLDRDSIVKLAAKTEHFLVPAGVGDIITGWGVPAAKVRQLNWWQSAQVEEVRLVATPCSHFSGRGLFNKNQTLQNSWTILAPGFRVFFSGDSGYFQGFKRIGEQYGPFDLTLLEAGAYNVNWSGVHMMPQETVQAHMDLKGKRMLPIHNGTFDLSMHAWHEPFDRILALAQARSIDVAIPVMGEPLYSSAAAQDRPWWAAVDAVPAPATGKFKPLATPLGRSPQGAGSEEI; translated from the coding sequence ATGACCACCGGAGGAATCCTCGAATCGACCCGCGTCATGTGGAATTTCTTCTTCAACAAGCCGGCCGACACCCGTCCTGCCGGGAAAATACCGGTCCACAAGATATCCAGCGAAGAGCTGCTCTCCGCGCCCAACAACACCGTCTTCAGGATCGGGCACTCCACCGTCCTCCTGAAGCTGCAGGATGCCTTCTGGCTCACCGATCCGATGTTCTCGGACCGGGCTTCACCGGTCCAGTGGGCGGGTCCGCAGCGGTTCCATCAAGCGCCGATAAGCATCGAGGAGTTGCCCCCCATCAAGGGGGTGATCATCTCCCATGACCACTACGACCACCTCGACCGCGATTCCATCGTGAAGCTGGCCGCCAAGACGGAGCACTTCCTGGTGCCGGCCGGGGTGGGCGACATCATAACCGGTTGGGGCGTCCCCGCCGCCAAGGTGCGGCAGCTGAACTGGTGGCAGTCGGCACAGGTGGAGGAGGTGCGGCTGGTGGCCACTCCCTGCAGTCACTTCTCCGGCCGCGGCCTTTTCAACAAGAACCAGACCCTGCAGAACTCCTGGACCATCTTAGCCCCCGGGTTCCGGGTATTTTTCAGCGGGGACTCAGGGTACTTCCAGGGGTTCAAGAGGATCGGCGAACAGTACGGCCCGTTCGACCTGACTTTACTCGAGGCAGGGGCCTACAACGTGAACTGGTCGGGGGTGCACATGATGCCGCAAGAGACGGTACAGGCACACATGGACTTGAAGGGGAAAAGGATGCTGCCGATCCACAACGGCACTTTCGACCTTTCCATGCACGCGTGGCACGAACCGTTCGACAGGATCCTTGCCCTGGCGCAGGCGCGGAGCATCGACGTGGCCATACCGGTCATGGGCGAACCGCTCTACTCATCCGCAGCCGCTCAAGACCGGCCCTGGTGGGCGGCGGTCGATGCGGTGCCTGCGCCGGCCACGGGAAAATTCAAACCGTTGGCCACGCCTTTGGGCCGCAGCCCCCAGGGCGCAGGATCGGAGGAAATCTGA
- a CDS encoding 4Fe-4S dicluster domain-containing protein, which translates to MTKEKGGTFTRREFLKGVGVGGGALVLFGQFGIHSAAWALSGESALKMVVVDYNKCTGCRTCETACSARNRPASVAGRELPGLGNPYFANIRVHNFNPDVDVPNVCAMCADTPCATACPVDPDPKTGRRAFYRDQTNHAMRNDTARCIGCGSCAKACASQRTGVIRPNPETGKPERMCTLCGGDPQCVKRCPFGALSYVEVRRDRKFYGLGPEKIAAELARNWYGTAEFGGVK; encoded by the coding sequence ATGACAAAGGAAAAAGGGGGGACCTTCACCCGCCGGGAGTTTCTGAAGGGAGTAGGGGTGGGTGGGGGCGCGCTGGTGCTGTTCGGACAGTTCGGGATTCACTCGGCAGCCTGGGCGCTGTCGGGCGAATCTGCCCTGAAGATGGTCGTGGTCGATTACAACAAGTGCACGGGATGCCGGACCTGCGAGACGGCGTGCTCGGCGCGCAACAGACCCGCATCGGTCGCGGGCAGGGAACTCCCCGGCCTGGGCAACCCCTACTTCGCCAACATCAGGGTCCACAACTTCAACCCCGACGTGGACGTCCCCAACGTCTGCGCCATGTGCGCCGACACCCCATGCGCCACGGCATGTCCGGTGGACCCGGACCCGAAGACGGGCCGGCGCGCCTTCTACCGGGACCAAACGAACCACGCCATGCGCAACGACACCGCCCGCTGCATCGGCTGCGGCAGTTGCGCCAAGGCCTGCGCCTCGCAACGCACCGGCGTCATCCGGCCCAACCCGGAGACGGGGAAACCGGAGCGGATGTGTACCCTGTGCGGTGGCGATCCGCAATGCGTCAAGCGTTGCCCCTTCGGGGCGCTCTCCTACGTCGAAGTGCGGCGCGACAGGAAATTCTACGGCCTCGGGCCGGAAAAGATAGCTGCTGAACTGGCCAGAAACTGGTACGGGACGGCAGAGTTCGGAGGTGTGAAATGA
- a CDS encoding aldehyde ferredoxin oxidoreductase family protein: MSGKAGYHGRILEIDLSSGKSRTVAIPSEDLDKFVGGQGLGMKLLWDRLKKPGVDALSPENPLMFIPGPFSGLPVPSSSRTCVVTKSPITAPLKSDHRHASTVTYSNMGGFFGPEIRFAGYDGLVVVGKAKELSYIVIDDDKVTIRDARKFKGMRTDAFDKAFLEDLGDRKYKTVYIGPAGENLVPYSSIIHTAGRAAGRGGSGCVMGSKNLKAIAIKGSGQPGVANHERFLTALEKSRRALYGTTYAKSWAEQGTARAIVGNSNAGTESVRNYREGTFTGADKIGGDAARRDVWVRDFACYCCPLACKKSGVTKGKYGGVVHDGPEYETGVMLGSNLMISDMPGLLRAIYNIDDLGLDQISTGNVIGFLMEAYEKGMIDQKFLDGIDLTWGNVDATLAMIEKIAAKDGVGALAAQGVATLSRHIGQGSEKFAIHVKGLELAAHNIQGNQPRALSYVTASRGACHMSGDDIAMQNRRAMLDSTGMCFFPTFEPALEEPMLELLSAITGHEYDKAEFEKAGERIFNLEKMFNYREGFRRGDDKLPDRFYEDAFTIGAKKGAVLDRKKFEEMLTKYYQDRGWDPNSTKPGPAKLKELGLDLV, from the coding sequence ATGAGCGGCAAAGCGGGATACCACGGCAGGATCCTTGAAATAGATTTGAGCTCCGGGAAGTCCAGGACCGTGGCCATCCCTTCCGAGGATCTGGACAAGTTCGTGGGGGGACAGGGGCTGGGGATGAAGCTGCTCTGGGACCGGCTGAAAAAGCCGGGTGTCGACGCACTCTCTCCGGAAAACCCGCTCATGTTCATACCGGGACCGTTTTCGGGGCTCCCCGTCCCCTCTTCGTCGAGAACCTGCGTGGTCACCAAGTCCCCGATCACGGCTCCGCTGAAATCAGACCATCGCCATGCCTCCACCGTCACCTACTCCAACATGGGCGGCTTCTTCGGCCCGGAGATCAGGTTCGCGGGGTACGACGGACTGGTGGTTGTCGGCAAGGCGAAAGAGCTTTCCTACATCGTCATCGACGACGACAAGGTGACGATCCGGGACGCCCGGAAGTTCAAGGGGATGCGCACCGACGCCTTCGACAAGGCTTTCCTGGAGGATCTCGGCGACCGGAAGTACAAGACGGTCTACATCGGGCCGGCGGGTGAGAACCTGGTCCCCTACTCCAGCATCATCCACACTGCCGGGAGGGCCGCAGGGCGCGGCGGATCGGGATGCGTCATGGGGTCCAAGAACCTGAAAGCCATCGCAATCAAGGGCTCCGGCCAGCCGGGCGTCGCCAACCACGAACGCTTCCTCACCGCACTGGAGAAGTCCAGGCGCGCACTGTACGGGACGACCTATGCCAAGTCCTGGGCCGAACAGGGGACGGCCCGGGCCATCGTCGGCAACAGCAACGCCGGGACCGAGTCGGTGCGCAACTACCGGGAGGGGACCTTCACCGGGGCGGACAAGATCGGCGGCGACGCGGCGCGGCGCGACGTGTGGGTGAGGGACTTCGCCTGTTATTGCTGCCCGCTTGCCTGCAAGAAGAGCGGCGTCACCAAGGGGAAATACGGCGGCGTGGTGCACGACGGCCCCGAGTACGAAACCGGCGTCATGCTCGGCTCCAACCTGATGATCTCCGATATGCCCGGTCTTTTGAGGGCGATCTACAACATCGACGACCTGGGGCTGGACCAGATCTCCACCGGCAACGTGATCGGCTTCCTGATGGAGGCCTACGAAAAGGGGATGATCGACCAAAAGTTCCTGGACGGCATCGACCTCACGTGGGGGAACGTGGACGCGACCCTGGCCATGATCGAAAAGATCGCGGCCAAGGACGGGGTGGGCGCGCTCGCCGCCCAGGGCGTGGCGACCTTGTCCCGCCACATCGGACAGGGAAGCGAGAAGTTCGCCATACACGTGAAGGGGCTGGAACTGGCGGCGCACAACATCCAGGGGAACCAGCCCAGGGCGCTTTCCTACGTCACCGCGTCCCGGGGGGCCTGCCACATGAGCGGCGACGACATCGCCATGCAAAACAGGCGCGCCATGCTCGACTCGACCGGGATGTGCTTTTTCCCCACCTTCGAACCGGCGCTGGAAGAGCCCATGCTCGAATTGCTGAGCGCGATCACCGGCCACGAGTACGACAAGGCCGAGTTCGAAAAGGCCGGCGAGCGGATCTTCAACCTGGAGAAAATGTTCAACTACCGCGAGGGATTCCGCCGAGGAGACGACAAGCTTCCGGACCGTTTCTACGAGGATGCCTTCACCATCGGCGCGAAGAAAGGAGCCGTGCTCGATCGCAAGAAATTCGAGGAGATGCTGACCAAATACTACCAGGACCGCGGCTGGGACCCGAACAGTACCAAGCCCGGACCGGCAAAACTGAAAGAGCTGGGGCTGGACCTCGTCTAA